In Campylobacter sp. RM16187, the DNA window CTTCGTGCCAAAATGATTGAGATAGCCGATGTTTCTAAATTTACCGATGCTAAAAAAGCCATATCTAGTATAAGTGACGAAGATCTAATAGAATACGCAAGAGATTGGGCAAGTGGTGTTAAATTCGCAACTCCTATCTTTGAGGGCGTTAGAGTTGAAGAATTTGCTAAGCTATTTGAGATGGCAAAAGTCGATATGGACGGTAAAACCGAGCTTTATGATGGACGCACAGGCTCAAAAATAAAGGAGAGAGTAAACGTAGGCTGCATGTATATGCTTAAGCTTCACCACCTTGTCGATGAGAAAGTTCACGCAAGAAGTACCGGACCATACAGCCTTGTTACGCAGCAACCTGTCGGTGGTAAGGCGCTATTTGGCGGTCAAAGATTTGGTGAGATGGAGGTTTGGGCGCTTGAAGCTTATGGAGCCGCTCACACTCTAAGAGAGATGCTAACGGTAAAATCAGACGATGTTGAAGGTCGTTTAATGGCATATAAGGCACTAACAAGAGGCGAAAATGTACCAGAAACAGGAATTCCTGAGACGTTTTTCGTATTAACAAACGAACTTAAATCCCTTGCACTTGATGTTGAGATATACGATGAGGAAGATAACAATGAGTGAATTAAAACCGATTGAGATAAAAGAAGAGCACCGCCCTCGTGATTTTGAAGCTTTTCAGCTTCGCTTGGCAAGTCCCGAGAAGATCAAATCATGTAGTTATGGCGAGGTTAAAAAGCCTGAAACTATCAACTATAGAACTCTAAAGCCTGAACGTGATGGTCTGTTTTGCGCCAAAATTTTTGGTCCGATCCGTGACTATGAGTGCCTTTGCGGTAAGTATAAAAAAATGCGCTATAAAGGCGTTAAATGCGAGAAGTGCGGCGTTGAAGTAACCAGCTCAAAAGTTCGTCGCTCACGCATGGGACACATCGAGCTTGTAACTCCTGTGGCGCATATCTGGTATGTAAATTCACTTCCAAGCCGTATAGGAACGCTTCTTGGTATCAAGATGAAGGATTTAGAGCGCGTACTTTACTATGAGGCATATATAGTTGAGGCCGTAGGAGATGCATTTTATGATAACGAGAATAGCAAAAAAGTAGAAATTTATGACGTTTTAAATGACGAGCAGTATCAATCTCTTGCTCAACGTTTCGAGGATAGTGGATTTAGAGCTAGAATGGGTGGAGAGGTTATTAGGGATATGCTTGCAAGTTTAGATCTGATAGAGCTTTTAAATACTCTAAAAGATGAGGTGAGCGCTACAAATTCAGAGGCGAAGAAAAAAACTATCGTAAAAAGACTTAAAGTTGTTGAGGCGTTTTTAAATTCAGGCAACCGCCCTGAGTGGATGATGATTACAAATTTACCTGTGCTTCCGCCTGATTTACGCCCGCTTGTTAGCCTTGACGGAGGCAAATTTGCCGTTTCTGACGTGAACGATCTTTACCGCCGTGTTATAAATAGAAATGCACGTCTAAAGAGACTTATGGAGCTTGATGCGCCTGAAATCATTATAAGAAACGAAAAGAGAATGCTTCAAGAGGCGGTTGATGCCCTTTTTGATAACGGAAGAAGAGCAAATGCCGTAAAAGGTGCAAACAAGCGCCCGCTTAAATCACTTTCTGAGATTATCAAAGGTAAGCAAGGTCGCTTTAGACAAAATTTGCTTGGTAAGCGTGTTGACTTCTCAGGTCGTTCTGTTATCGTTGTAGGCCCAAAGCTTAGAATGGATCAGTGCGGACTTCCAAAGAGAATGGCTCTTGAGCTATTCAAACCGCACCTTTTAGCGCGTCTTGAAGAAAAGGGCTATGCAACGACCGTTAAGCAAGCCAAGAAGATGATAGAGGATAAGACGAATGAAGTTTGGGAGTGTTTAGAGGAGGTTGTTAAAGATCATCCTGTTATGCTAAACCGTGCTCCTACGCTGCATAAGCTCTCTATTCAAGCGTTTCACCCTGTGCTAGTTGAAGGCAAAGCGATACAGCTTCATCCGCTCGTTTGTGCTGCGTTTAACGCGGACTTTGACGGCGACCAAATGGCTGTTCACGTGCCACTCTCGCAAGAAGCTATCGCGGAGTGCAAAATTTTGATGCTTAGCTCGATGAATATCTTGCTTCCTGCAAGCGGTAAGGCTATAACCGTTCCAAGCCAGGATATGGTTTTAGGAATTTACTACCTAAGCTTAGAAAAGAGCGACACTAAGGGAGCAAATAAAATTTTTGCAAGCGTTGATGAGGTTATGATCGCTGAAGAGGCGCACTGCCTTGAAGTTCATTCAAAGATCAAAACCATGATCGACGGTAAGACGCTATTTACGACTGCCGGACGTTTGATCATCCGCTCGATATTGCCTGATTTTGTTCCTGAAAATATGTGGAACAGAGTCCTTAAGAAAAAAGATATAGCAAATTTGGTTGATTATGTTTATAAAGTAGGCGGACTTGAGATAACTGCAGGATTTTTAGATAAGCTTAAAAATTTAGGCTTCCGCTACGCTACAAAAGCGGGAATTTCTATCTCTATAGCCGATATCATCGTCCCTGAAGGAAAACAAAAGCATATAGACAGCGCTAAGAAAAAAGTACGCGAAATTCAAAACCAATACGGCGCAGGTCTTTTAACGGATTCAGAAAGATACAATAAGATCGTTGATATCTGGACTGATACAAATAATGTAGTTGCAGGCGAGATGATGAAGCTCATTCAAAATGATAAGGGCGGATTTAACTCGATTTATATGATGGCTGACTCTGGAGCTAGAGGTTCTGCTGCGCAAATTCGTCAGCTTGCCGGTATGCGTGGTCTTATGGCTAAGCCTGATGGCTCGATTATTGAGACGCCTATTACATCAAATTTCCGCGAGGGACTAAACGTACTTGAGTACTTTATCTCAACTCACGGCGCTAGAAAAGGACTTGCCGATACCGCGCTTAAAACGGCAAACGCGGGATACTTAACTAGAAAGCTAATTGACGTTGCGCAAAACGTTAAGGTTACGATTGAAGATTGCGGTACTCACGAAGGCGTTGAGATCACTGAAATCACCGAAAACGGCGAGCTTATAGAAAGCCTTGAGGAAAGAGTGCTTGGAAGAGTGCTTGCAGATGACGTTATAGATCCGATAGCAAATGAAATTTTATTTGCGGAAGGCACTTTAATAGATGAGGAGAAGGCAAAAGCCATAATTGAAGCTGGAATAAAATCTGTTAATATCAGGACTCCTATTACTTGCAAAGCCGCAAAAGGAGTATGTGCTAAGTGTTATGGCCTTAACCTTGGAGAAGGCAAGCTGGTAAAACCTGGAGAGGCTGTAGGTATCATCTCTGCTCAATCAATTGGCGAGCCTGGAACTCAGCTTACTCTTAGAACATTCCACATCGGCGGGACCGCTTCTACCGAGCAACAAGATCGCCAGGTTATAGCGCAAAAAGAAGGCTTTATAAGATATTATAACCTTAATACTTATGAAAATAACGGCAAGAGAATTGTAGCTAATCGTCGTAACGCAGCTGTTTTATTGGTAGAGCCAAAGATAAAGGCTCCGTTTGATGGCAAGATCGAGATAGAAATAGCTCACGAAGATGTAAATATTACCATAAAAGGTAAGAAAGAAGAGGCTAAATACACCCTTAGAAGAAATGACCTTGCTAAGCCAAACGAACTAGCCGGGGTTAGCGGTAAGGTAGAGGGTAAAATTCACATACCTTATGAGCATGGAGCTAGTGTTCAAGAAAATGAGAGTATAGCCGAAATTATTAAAGAGGGATGGAACATTCCTAATCGTATTCCTTTTGCAAGTGAAATTAAGATGGCAGACGGTGATCCTGTAGCTAGAAAGATAGTTTCTGGAGCAAATGGAGTATTGAAGTTTTATATCTTAAAGGGTGATTATTTAGAACGTATAAGAAATATAAAAAAGGGTCACACTGTAAGAGAAAAAGGTATGTTTGTAGTAGTTGCCGATGAGGATGATAGAGAGGCTGTGCGTCACTATATACCAAGAAATTCGGTTATTAAAGTCAACGATAGCGATATAGTAAGCTTAAAAGATCTTATAGCTGAACCCGTAAATGAAGAGCAGTTAATAGTAGCAGAATGGGATCCATACTCTACTCCTGTTATTGCCGAAGAGGCCGGAGTAGTGGCTTATGAAGATATAGAGCCTAACTATAGCGCTTCAGAACAATATGATGAGGCTACCGGACAGACTCGTCTTGTGATCAATGAGTATCTGCCTTCTGGTATTAAGCCTACGATAGTTATATCTACTAAAGACGGAAGGCTGATTCGATATCAGCTTGAGCCAAAGACGGCGATATTTGTAAATGATGGTGTAAGTGTAGACCAAGCCGATATTTTAGCTAGAACTCCAAAGGCTGTAGCAAAATCAAAAGACATCACCGGAGGTCTTCCTAGGGTATCTGAGCTATTTGAAGCAAGACGTCCAAAAAATACGGCTATCATAGCTGAGATTGACGGTATTGTAAGATTTGATAAGCCGCTTCGCTCAAAAGAAAGAATTATTATCGAAGCGGAGGATGGAACTACGTCTGAATACTTGATAGACAAGACCAGACAAATTCAAGTTACGAGCGGAGAGTTTATCCATGCTGGCGAGAAGCTAACAGACGGTCTTATCTCAAGCCATGACGTGCTCAGAATTTTAGGTGAAAAGGCGCTTCATTACTATTTGATAAGTGAAATTCAGCAAGTGTATCGCTCACAAGGTGTTGCAATAGCAGATAAACACATTGAAATTATAGTTTCCCAGATGCTAAGACAAGTTAAAATAATAGATAGTGGAGATACTAATTTCATAGTCGGTGATATGATCTCTCGTATAAGATTTAAAGAGGAAAACGAAAGAATAATGCGCATGGGAGGCAATCCTGCTATAGCTGAGCCTATCTTGCTTGGTGTAACTCGCGCGGCGATAGGAAGTGATAGTGTGATCTCTGCAGCATCTTTCCAAGAGACAACTAAGGTTTTAACGGAGGCTAGTATAGCTGCTAAAATAGATCATCTTGAAGATCTAAAAGAAAACGTAATTTTGGGTCGCATGATACCAGTTGGAACAGGACTTTATCAAGATAGAAAGATAAAGCTAAAACAAAATTAAATAATTTTTTGCCCTGCTCAATTTTGGCAGGGCAATTTATAAAATTTGAGCTTAGATTTAAAATTTATCTTGCTCAAACTTCGAATTCAAGAGTTTTAAAACCAACCTATAAGCTAAAAATTTAGAAATTTACCTTAAATTAAGCCATTTTTAAATAAAATTAAGTCTTTTTAATAAATTTAGTCGAAAGGAATTACTGTGCCAACCATAAATCAATTGGTTAGAAAAGAGCGCAAGAAAGTGATTGTAAAATCAAAATCTCCAGCGCTAAAAGAGTGTCCTCAAAGAAGAGGCGTTTGTACGAGAGTTTACACAACAACTCCGAAAAAACCAAACTCTGCTTTGAGAAAAGTTGCCAAGGTTAGATTAACCAGTGGCTTTGAAGTTATTAGCTATATCGGCGGTGAAGGTCACAACTTGCAAGAGCACAGCATTGTGCTAGTTCGCGGCGGTAGGGTTAAAGACTTACCAGGTGTTAAATATCACATAGTTCGTGGTGCGCTTGATACTGCGGGTGTTGCTAAAAGAACAGTTTCACGTTCTAAATATGGTGCTAAACGCCCTAAAGCCGGCGCAGCAAAGAAATAAAAATTTAGGTTCGCAGACGCGCTTTTGATTTAGTTGCGTTTGAGTAAAATTTATAAAATTTGAAGGAATAATCAAATGAGAAGAAGAAAAGCCCCTGTAAGGGAAGTTTTACCTGATCCGATATATGGAAACAAAGTAATCACTAAATTTATTAACTCGCTTATGTACGATGGCAAAAAAAGCGTAGCAACCGAGATTATGTACGGCGCTATCAAAGCTATCGAGAAAAGAAATAGCGAAGTTAAAGGCATAGATGTTTTTAACGATGCTATTGAAAACGTAAAACCGATCATGGAAGTTAAATCACGCCGTGTTGGTGGTGCTACATATCAAGTTCCTGTTGAGGTTCGCCCTGCACGCCAACAAGCTCTTGCTATCCGCTGGATAATCAGCTATGCAAGAAAAAGAAGCGAAAGAACCATGATAGACAAGCTTGCTAACGAGCTTCTTGATGCTGCAAATTCAAAAGGTGCATCTTTTAAGAAGAAAGAAGATACTTACAAAATGGCAGAGGCTAACAAGGCATTTGCTCACTACCGCTGGTAAGAAGGAAAATTTATGGCAGATAGAAAAACCCCATTACATATGGTTAGAAACATCGGTATCGCGGCTCATATTGACGCTGGTAAAACTACTACCAGCGAAAGAATTTTGTTCTTTACGGGCATGAGCCATAAGCTTGGCGAGGTTCATGATGGTGCTGCTACTATGGACTGGATGGAGCAAGAAAAAGAGCGTGGTATTACTATTACTTCAGCTGCAACAACTTGTTTCTGGAAAGATCACCAAATCAACCTCATTGACACTCCGGGCCACGTTGACTTTACTATCGAAGTTGAGCGTTCTATGCGTGTTCTTGACGGTGCTGTCGCTGTATTTTGTTCAGTTGGCGGCGTTCAACCTCAGTCTGAAACAGTTTGGAGACAAGCTAACAAATACCGCGTTCCAAGAATGGTTTACGTAAATAAAATGGACAGAGTTGGCGCAAATTTCTACAATGTAGAGAGCCAAATCAAAAACCGCTTAAAAGCAAATCCGGTACCTATCCAAATTCCAATCGGTGCTGAAGATACATTTAAAGGTGTTGTTGATTTAGTAACTATGAAAGCTTTGGTTTGGGAAGATGACAGCAAACCGACTACATTCGTAGAGAAAGAAATTCCAGCCGATTTGCTAGAAAAAGCAGAAGAGTACCGCGCGAAAATGGTTGAGGCTGCTGCTGAAACCGATGATGCACTTATGGAGAAATACCTTAGCGGTGAAGAGCTTAGCGTTGAGGAGATTAAACAAGGTATAAAAGCCGGTTGTCTTTCAATGTCAATCATTCCTATGGTTTGCGGAACTTCATTTAAAAATAAAGGCGTTCAACCGCTTCTTGATGCTGTTGTTGATTATCTTCCGGCTCCGGATGAAGTTGAGGCGATAAAAGGCGAGTATGAAGACGGCACAGAGGTAAAGGTTGAGTCAGCCGATGATGGCGAATTTGCCGGTCTTGCGTTTAAGATCATGACAGACCCGTTTGTCGGTCAGCTAACTTTCGTTCGTGTTTATCGCGGCAGCCTAGAGAGCGGTAGCTATGCTTACAACTCAGCTAAGGGCAAAAAGGAGAGAATCGGTCGTCTTTTAAAGATGCACTCAAATAAAAGAGAAGAGATTACAGTTCTTCACGCCGGGGAGATCGGCGCTGTTGTGGGACTAAAAGAGACTCTAACAGGCGATACATTATCAAGCGAAAAAGACAAGGTAATCCTTGAGAGAATGGACTTCCCGGATCCGGTTATCTCTGTTGCGGTTGAGCCAAAAACTAAAGCAGATCAAGAGAAGATGGCGCTTGCACTTCAAAAGCTTGCGCAAGAAGATCCAAGCTTTAGAGTTAGCACGGACGAGGAGAGCGGTCAAACTATCATCTCCGGTATGGGTGAGCTTCACCTTGAGATCATCGTTGATCGTATGCTTCGCGAATTTAAAGTTGATGCAGAAGTTGGACAACCTCAAGTTGCATATCGCGAAACTATCCGTAAAACAGTCGAGCAAGAGTATAAATATGCTAAGCAATCAGGCGGACGCGGTCAATACGGACATGTATTCCTACGTCTTGAGCCACTTGAGCCTGGTACTGGATTTGAGTTCGTTAATGACATCAAAGGCGGCGTTGTACCTAAAGAGTACATTCCGGCTGTTGAAAAGGGTTGTAAAGAAGCGCTTCAAAACGGTGTTCTTGCAGGCTACCCTGTAGAAGACGTTAAAGTTACGTTGTTTGACGGGAGCTACCACGAAGTGGATAGCTCTGAAATGGCATTTAAACTTGCTGCTTCAATGGGCTTTAAAGAGGGCGCTAGAAAAGCAGGTGCAGTTATACTTGAGCCTATGATGAAGGTTGAGGTTGAAACTCCTGAAGAGTATATGGGTGATGTTATCGGCGACCTTAACAAGCGCCGCGGACAAGTTAGCTCAATGGATGAAAGAAGCGGTAATAAGATCGTTACAGCGTTTTGCCCACTTGCTCAGATGTTTGGCTACTCAACAGACCTTAGAAGCCAAACTCAAGGTCGTGCTACATACTCTATGGAATTTGATCACTATGAAGAAGTTCCTAAAAACGTATCTGAAGAGATCATTAAAAAGAGAAACGGCTAAAATTTAGGGCGGGACTTTCTCGCCCTTTTTAAATTTATTTAAATTAATAAGCTTGCAAACATATTTTATAAAATTTACTTGGTTTATTTGAATATTTATCAAGAATAGTATTTGTTTTTTTACCTTTTGTCCTCATAGCTCAGCTGGATAGAGCGCAAAATTCCTAATTTTGAGGCCGTGAGTTCGAATCTCGCTGAGGACACCATCTTGATTATATTTTAAAAATCTCTTCTAATTTTTGTTTTTCTTTTGTGCTGTTTTCTTCTAATATGTTATTTAAAATATCTTTAGTGTCTTTTCTTATCTCATCTATAGTGCTCTCTACTTTATCTTTGATCTCTTCAGCGCTTTTTATAGCCTTATCGGTAACCGTATCTATAATGTCTTGTGTGTTTCCTTTTATTTCTGAGGTTTTATCAATGACATCTTTTGCAGCGTTAGAGCCTTTTTCTATTATTTTGTTGGCAGCGTCTTTTGTGGAATCAACTATCTCTTTAGCTTGTTTGCCATCAGAGCATCCTGATAAAAGTAGAGTTAAAAGTATTATGAGGATTGAAATTTTATTCATAAAATAGCCTTTTGTTTTATTCTGTATATTTTAGGAGAATTTAGTTAATATTTTAGTTTAAATCAAAGCCAAATTTATCACTTATTTCAATATTTGAGTTTATGATGCTTTTAAATTTTACATTCATAAATTCTAATTCAAGCTCATAAAATGCACCTAAAAATCGGTAACTTAATACATTTGCTTCAAATTTATTGCCGCTTATAATTTGTTCCGGTCTAAACATATATCTCTTATTCTTAAGCCACTGTTTAAATTCATCTGGAAGCACTTCTATATTGTATCCTGCCACAGAATTCATTTCACCTAAAAATTTTGCCACCTCGAAACTACTTGGATTAAAATAGAGCTCTTTAGGTGTGCCAATATCTAAAATAATACCATTTTTAATAAGTGCAATTCTATCACTTAGCATAAAGGCATCTTCTTTATCGTGAGTTACCATAATAGCACTTAGACCGTTTTGCTTAATCATCTGTTTTAATTCGGATCTTAAAGTATGGCGGAGATTGTGATCTAGATTTGCAAACGGCTCATCAAGTAATAAAAGCTTTTCTTTGTTTGCCACTGCTCTTGCAAATGCCACGCGTTGAGCCTGTCCTCCTGAAATTTGATCGCACATTTTATTTTTTAGCTCTTTTATTTTAAATTTCTCAAGCAGACTCTCTATCTCTATATCACGTTCGTTTTTAGGCATTTTTGAAAGAGCGAATTCGATATTTTTATTTACATTTAAGTGCGGAAATAGAGCGTAGTTTTGAAACATCATGGCCACACCACAATCTTTTTTAAGTTCTATATCTCCGCTATCTTTTGTCTCAAGTCCGGCTATAATTCTTAAAAGAGTGCTTTTACCGCATCCGCTTTCACCCAAAATACTTAAAATTTCACCTTCTTTTAGTGTCAAATTTATATGTTTCAAAACATCTATGTTGTTAAATTTCTTGTTTAAATTTCTAATATTTAAAATTTCCATTACGCTTTTTTCCTAGATATTATTTCAAGCCAAATTACTGCCACTAAAGATAGCAAAACTATTAGTAAAGATGGCAATGCTGCCGCATATAATCTCTCGTCTGTGGCGTAGAAAAACGCTCTAATGCTAAGAGTTTCAAAGCCAAGCGGACGAAGTATCAGGCTTAATGGCAGCTCTTTTACAATGTCTATAAAAACTACAATCAACGAAAGAAAGAAAAAGTGCCTTAATAGGGGGAAATGCACTTTAAAAAAAAGTGTGAATTTAGATCTATTAAGAAGTAGGCTTGCGTCATCTATATTTTTTGGAATCTTTGCGTAACCACTCTCTACGGCATATACAGAAGTCGCTAAAAATCTTACAATATAGCCAAAGATCAATACGACAAACGAGGCTGATAAAAATTGAGTGCCAAAATTTCTATCTATATATCCGAATACTATCATCACGCATAGGCCTATGCTTGCCCCTGGGAGTGCATAGCCAAGAGAGGTAGTTTTTAGCAAGAATGTATTTAGCTTATTGTTTTTGATAATTCTTGTTGAAAATACTAGAAAGAAGCTAATAAAAGTTATTAAAATTGCACTTATGATAGCCATTAGAAGCGAATTTCCAGCCATGGTTATAAATTCTAGCTTGAAATCTTGAATCGTCATTATGCTCCAATAAACAAGCCAGATAACAGGAAATAAAAATGCCAAACAAAAAATTACAAAGCACCACAAGAAAGCTAAAGTTTTCCCGATAGTGTTAAGCTCGCTTTTGGTTGTTGTCTTTGCGATATTGTGTGTATTAAAGCTATAGCCTTTCGAATTTTTATTGATATGCTCAAATATCATTATGATAAATACTAAAACCATTAGCATTGCAGCCAAAATAGATGCGGAGTATGAGTCTCCTAAATCGAACCATAGTTTAAATATCCCTGCGCTAAATGTTGCCACTCCGTAATAAGCTACAGTTCCGTAATCACTTAAAGTTTCCATTAAAACTAACATTGCTCCGCCTATAATGGCTGGTCTAGAGAGCATCACGGCTACTCTAAATATTTTAAACTGAGACAGTTTATAAATTTTACATACGTCAAAAAGCACTTTCGACTGAGTTTTAAAGGAAGTTTTTGCGAACATATAGATATATGGATAAAGCGATAAGGAAAGCACAAAAATGGCTCCGTAAATATTCATAAAATCAAGCCTAAAGCCGAAAATTTTATGAAAATAGCCTTGAAACTCCATTATTCCGACATAACAAAAGCTAAATATGTAAGCTGGTATGGCAAGCGGAAGCATTAGGGCATATTCAAAGAAATTTACAAAAGGAAATCGGTAGTTAGCTACTATCCATGCCGAAATAACGGCTATTGTGGCACTTAGAGCCAAGACCCCGAAAGCTACTAAAAAAGTGCCTTGAATATACCTTAAAAATAGATATTTAAAAAAATGCTCTAAATTGGAGTAGTCTCCAAAAGCTATCTCGAAAAAAATGCTAATAATAGGGACTAGGATGATGAGGGCGACCGTAATCGCCCAAAATTTGATATTCACTTATTTCCAGCCAGCCATATCAAATATTTTTACGGCTTCGCTTATTTTTTCTACAGATTTATAAAGTGGAGTTGAGTCCTCTTTGAATTTTCCAAACGCTTTGATTGTATCGCTCGGTTCTACTGCTGTATTTACAGGATATTCGTAGTTAATGCCTGCAAGTATCTTTTGAGCCTCAGGACTTACCATAAACTCCATAAATTTGATAGCATTCTCTTTGTTTTTAGAAGCTTTTGTAAGCGCTATACCGCTTATATTTACGTGTGTTCCGCGGTTATCTTGATTAGGGAAGATTACTCCTAAAATTTTAGCTACCTCTACATCTTCAGGCTTTGGAGAATTTAGCATAAGTCCGATGTAGTAAGTATTCATTACCGCCACTTGACCCTCTCCTGCAAATATTGCTTTAGCTTGGTCTCTATCGCCGCCTTTTGGATCACGAGCTAAGTTGGCTAGAGTGCCTTTAGCCCATTTGCTAGCCGCGTCTACACCTTCGCTCTCTATAATTGAAGCCAGAAGAGATGTGTTATATCCTGCTGTAGCACTTCTAATTAGAAGTTTGCCTTTTAGCTCAGGTTTGGTTAGGTCTTGATAGTTTTTAATTATACTTGGATCAAAATTTCTCTTGTCATAAGCTATTATTCTAGCTCTTTTTGAGATAGCAAACCAATATCCCTCTGCGTCTCTATATTGAACCGGAACAATTTTTTCTAGAGTTTGAGATTTTACAGATTGCAATACGCCTTTTTTCTTAGCTGTGTAGAAATTTCCGGCATCTGCAGTGATAAAAAGGTCCGCTACAGAGCTATCGCCCTCTACCTCAAGCTTTTTAATAAGCTCTCCACCCTTTGCCTGAGTTGCATTTACTTTAATTCCAGTTTTTTCTTCGAATAACTTATAAAGTTGTGTGTCAGCGTCATAGTGGCGAGCAGAATATATGTTTATTTCAGCAGCAAGTGCAAAACCTGCTAGCAAACTTAAAGCTAGTATGCTTTTTTTCATGTCTATCCTTTTTAATGGTATTGAAACTCAAAATATTAGCATTTATTTCTTATAATAATATTAAGTATTGTAAATGCAGCTTATACCGAGGTAAAAGAGTGAGATTATAATATAGGCATTTGTTAAAAATTTTTTAACAAAAAAGTGATAATATTTCCTCAATTTTAAAAATAAAAGGCAAAAAATTGAAAAAATTTCTACTTCTATCAATGGCTGCATCGGCTGCTTTTTCTCAGTTTCAAAATGTAAATGTAACGCCTCAAAATATTAATGATTACGAGCAGATTGTAGACATTAGAACAGAGCCTGAGTGGAGAGCTACGGGCATAGTAAAAGGTGCTAAAACAATAACCTTTGATCCTTACAATACTACTAAATTTATACAAGAGCTAAAGGATAACTTTGATATCTCAAAGCCTATAGCTTTGATTTGCAGAAGCGGCAAC includes these proteins:
- a CDS encoding ABC transporter ATP-binding protein, encoding MLNIRNLNKKFNNIDVLKHINLTLKEGEILSILGESGCGKSTLLRIIAGLETKDSGDIELKKDCGVAMMFQNYALFPHLNVNKNIEFALSKMPKNERDIEIESLLEKFKIKELKNKMCDQISGGQAQRVAFARAVANKEKLLLLDEPFANLDHNLRHTLRSELKQMIKQNGLSAIMVTHDKEDAFMLSDRIALIKNGIILDIGTPKELYFNPSSFEVAKFLGEMNSVAGYNIEVLPDEFKQWLKNKRYMFRPEQIISGNKFEANVLSYRFLGAFYELELEFMNVKFKSIINSNIEISDKFGFDLN
- the rpsG gene encoding 30S ribosomal protein S7 — translated: MRRRKAPVREVLPDPIYGNKVITKFINSLMYDGKKSVATEIMYGAIKAIEKRNSEVKGIDVFNDAIENVKPIMEVKSRRVGGATYQVPVEVRPARQQALAIRWIISYARKRSERTMIDKLANELLDAANSKGASFKKKEDTYKMAEANKAFAHYRW
- a CDS encoding lipoprotein, with protein sequence MNKISILIILLTLLLSGCSDGKQAKEIVDSTKDAANKIIEKGSNAAKDVIDKTSEIKGNTQDIIDTVTDKAIKSAEEIKDKVESTIDEIRKDTKDILNNILEENSTKEKQKLEEIFKI
- the rpoC gene encoding DNA-directed RNA polymerase subunit beta' — encoded protein: MSELKPIEIKEEHRPRDFEAFQLRLASPEKIKSCSYGEVKKPETINYRTLKPERDGLFCAKIFGPIRDYECLCGKYKKMRYKGVKCEKCGVEVTSSKVRRSRMGHIELVTPVAHIWYVNSLPSRIGTLLGIKMKDLERVLYYEAYIVEAVGDAFYDNENSKKVEIYDVLNDEQYQSLAQRFEDSGFRARMGGEVIRDMLASLDLIELLNTLKDEVSATNSEAKKKTIVKRLKVVEAFLNSGNRPEWMMITNLPVLPPDLRPLVSLDGGKFAVSDVNDLYRRVINRNARLKRLMELDAPEIIIRNEKRMLQEAVDALFDNGRRANAVKGANKRPLKSLSEIIKGKQGRFRQNLLGKRVDFSGRSVIVVGPKLRMDQCGLPKRMALELFKPHLLARLEEKGYATTVKQAKKMIEDKTNEVWECLEEVVKDHPVMLNRAPTLHKLSIQAFHPVLVEGKAIQLHPLVCAAFNADFDGDQMAVHVPLSQEAIAECKILMLSSMNILLPASGKAITVPSQDMVLGIYYLSLEKSDTKGANKIFASVDEVMIAEEAHCLEVHSKIKTMIDGKTLFTTAGRLIIRSILPDFVPENMWNRVLKKKDIANLVDYVYKVGGLEITAGFLDKLKNLGFRYATKAGISISIADIIVPEGKQKHIDSAKKKVREIQNQYGAGLLTDSERYNKIVDIWTDTNNVVAGEMMKLIQNDKGGFNSIYMMADSGARGSAAQIRQLAGMRGLMAKPDGSIIETPITSNFREGLNVLEYFISTHGARKGLADTALKTANAGYLTRKLIDVAQNVKVTIEDCGTHEGVEITEITENGELIESLEERVLGRVLADDVIDPIANEILFAEGTLIDEEKAKAIIEAGIKSVNIRTPITCKAAKGVCAKCYGLNLGEGKLVKPGEAVGIISAQSIGEPGTQLTLRTFHIGGTASTEQQDRQVIAQKEGFIRYYNLNTYENNGKRIVANRRNAAVLLVEPKIKAPFDGKIEIEIAHEDVNITIKGKKEEAKYTLRRNDLAKPNELAGVSGKVEGKIHIPYEHGASVQENESIAEIIKEGWNIPNRIPFASEIKMADGDPVARKIVSGANGVLKFYILKGDYLERIRNIKKGHTVREKGMFVVVADEDDREAVRHYIPRNSVIKVNDSDIVSLKDLIAEPVNEEQLIVAEWDPYSTPVIAEEAGVVAYEDIEPNYSASEQYDEATGQTRLVINEYLPSGIKPTIVISTKDGRLIRYQLEPKTAIFVNDGVSVDQADILARTPKAVAKSKDITGGLPRVSELFEARRPKNTAIIAEIDGIVRFDKPLRSKERIIIEAEDGTTSEYLIDKTRQIQVTSGEFIHAGEKLTDGLISSHDVLRILGEKALHYYLISEIQQVYRSQGVAIADKHIEIIVSQMLRQVKIIDSGDTNFIVGDMISRIRFKEENERIMRMGGNPAIAEPILLGVTRAAIGSDSVISAASFQETTKVLTEASIAAKIDHLEDLKENVILGRMIPVGTGLYQDRKIKLKQN
- the fusA gene encoding elongation factor G, producing MADRKTPLHMVRNIGIAAHIDAGKTTTSERILFFTGMSHKLGEVHDGAATMDWMEQEKERGITITSAATTCFWKDHQINLIDTPGHVDFTIEVERSMRVLDGAVAVFCSVGGVQPQSETVWRQANKYRVPRMVYVNKMDRVGANFYNVESQIKNRLKANPVPIQIPIGAEDTFKGVVDLVTMKALVWEDDSKPTTFVEKEIPADLLEKAEEYRAKMVEAAAETDDALMEKYLSGEELSVEEIKQGIKAGCLSMSIIPMVCGTSFKNKGVQPLLDAVVDYLPAPDEVEAIKGEYEDGTEVKVESADDGEFAGLAFKIMTDPFVGQLTFVRVYRGSLESGSYAYNSAKGKKERIGRLLKMHSNKREEITVLHAGEIGAVVGLKETLTGDTLSSEKDKVILERMDFPDPVISVAVEPKTKADQEKMALALQKLAQEDPSFRVSTDEESGQTIISGMGELHLEIIVDRMLREFKVDAEVGQPQVAYRETIRKTVEQEYKYAKQSGGRGQYGHVFLRLEPLEPGTGFEFVNDIKGGVVPKEYIPAVEKGCKEALQNGVLAGYPVEDVKVTLFDGSYHEVDSSEMAFKLAASMGFKEGARKAGAVILEPMMKVEVETPEEYMGDVIGDLNKRRGQVSSMDERSGNKIVTAFCPLAQMFGYSTDLRSQTQGRATYSMEFDHYEEVPKNVSEEIIKKRNG
- the rpsL gene encoding 30S ribosomal protein S12; translation: MPTINQLVRKERKKVIVKSKSPALKECPQRRGVCTRVYTTTPKKPNSALRKVAKVRLTSGFEVISYIGGEGHNLQEHSIVLVRGGRVKDLPGVKYHIVRGALDTAGVAKRTVSRSKYGAKRPKAGAAKK